CGGGCCCGACCCGATCGCGCGAATCAGTTGCACGGCGAGCGGATCCACATGTTGGGTGTCGTCGACCAGCAGGGTGCGGACGCGGTCGCGTTCGGCGGCGAGCAGATCGGCGTCGGAGATCAGGACATCGAGTGCCGCACCGACGAGTTCGGCGGCGTCGAGCGCGGGCGCACTGGCCTCGGGCGCCTGCACCCCGACCGACCAGCGCAGCAGCATCGCGTACTCGTACCGCTGCGCGAACGCGCCGGCCGCCTCCCACTCCGCGCGATCGTGCAGCCGGCCCAGCTCGACCAGGTCCTCGGGTCCCAGATCCCGTTCGGTGGCGCGCAACATCAGATCGCGCAGCTGTTCGGCGAATCCGTCGGTGCCCAGCGCGGCGTGCAGGCGCTGCGGCCATAGCACCTCACCTCCGGCGGCGGCGTCGGCCAGCTCGCCACGCAGCATCTCGCGGAGGGCGACATCCTGTTCGGCGCCGGTGAGCAATCGCGGCGGCGGGTTGCCGCGAGCAGCCGCGTGGGTGCGCAGGATCGCGAAGGCGTACGAGTGCACGGTGCGCACCATCGGCTCCCGGCTGGCGCCGGGTACGCCACCGAGTTCGGGCGCGACCGCGTTCAGCTGCCGGGTGAGTGCGCTGCGGACCCGCAGTGCGGCCTGTTTGGAATGGGTGAGGATCACCACCGATTCCGGATCGGCGCCCGCGGTGATCCGGTCGACGGCCAGATCGGTCAGCAGGGCGGTCTTCCCGGTTCCCGGACCGCCGAGTACCTGCCAGGGACGCCAGCCGGGATCCGCGCCGAACCCACCCGCGAACAGCGTTCGGACGTCGGCACCCCATTCGCGTTGCCGGGGTGCGGTCTCACTGCGGTGCACCAGTCGCACCGAGCTATCCGATCGCATCACAGCGGCTATTTCAACAGACACCCCCGACAGAATTGAATTCCGTGACAGCAAACGCACCCCGGCACCGCGCTGTGTCCGACCTGTGATCGGCGCCACCCGCCACCGACCGGTATTCGCCGAATTCCCGGACACACCACGCTGGAGTGAACAAGTGCCTGGTGAGGGCCTCCCCGGCGGCAGTCCGCGGCACCGGGATCCGGCCGCCGCGAATATCGGACCGGAAATCGCGCGGCCGCACCCGTTCCCCGGCCGTTCACCGAAACGGACAGCCTCCGGCAATCGCCGACGGCGAATCCGGCACGACATTCGCGCTGCGCGCCAACACCTTTGCGCCGGGCCCCACCGCCACGCTGCGCGCCGCCGGGCGGGCGACGGCACAATGAGCGGTGTGCACGACGCCCATGTTCATCGCTTCGGCCCCGCCGACGGTCACCTCGTCCTCGCCCTGCACGGGCTGACCGGACACGGTCTGCGCTGGGCCGACCTGGCCGAGCGCCATCTGCCCGAGGCCCGCGTGCTGGCACCCGACCTGCGCGGGCACGGCCGGGCCGGTGCGCTGCCGCCGTGGACCTACGAGCAGATCGTCGACGATCTCGTCGAGTTGCTCGCGGCCGATCTCGTCGAACACACCGAACCGGCGATCGTGCTGGCCCATTCGTTCGGCGCCGCGGTGGCCGTCCATCTCGCCCGCCACCGGCCGGATCTGGTGCGGGCGCTGGTCCTGCTCGATCCGGCGATCGGGCTGGATCCGCAGCTGGTCCACGACATCGCCGAGGCCGGGCTCGCCCGGCCGGACTATGCCGATATCGCCGAGGCGCGCCAGGACAAGCTCGCCACCGCCTGGGCCGATGTGGACCCCGGTCTGCTCGAGGCGGAACTCGCCCAACATCTGGTCGCGACACCCGAGGGCCGGATGACGTGGCGGATGAGCCTGCCGGCCATCACCTCGTACTGGGGACAGCTGGCGCGCGAGCTGGTACTGCCGCCACCGCAGATCCCGACAGTGCTGGTCCAGGCCGGGAAAGCGCCCTTCGTCACGCCCGCCACCCGGGCGGCGTTCGCCACCCTGCCGCGGTTCACCCTGCACGAATTCGACTGCGATCACATGGTGGCCCAGGCGCGCCCCGCCGAAACCGCCGATATCGTGCGGTCGGTGTTGTGATGGCCACCTCCGATGCCGAGATCGAACGAGTGCGCGAACTGGTGGCCGCGATACCGCCCGGACGGGTCGCGACCTACGGCGACATCGCGGCCGCGGCCGGGCTGTCGACCCCGCGCACCGTCGGCTGGATCATGCGCACCGACTCGGCGGATCTGCCGTGGCATCGGGTGCTGCGTGCCGACGGCACCCCGGCCGCCCACCTGGCGCATCGGCAGCTGCGCCTGCTGACCGAGGAGGGCTGCCCGACCCGCGGTGACCGGGTGGACCTGGCCGCGGCCCGGTTTCGCTTCGAGTCCTGATCCGGCCCGGCCGATCCGGCGCCGACCCACGATGTCCGAATCCGCCCGTACCCGCCGGACGGCGTCTACCGTGGAGTTATGTCCACCCGTCTGGCGTGCGTGGTGTTCGATGCGATCCGGCCCCGGACCGTGGCCCGGTTCTGGGCGGAGTTGCTCGGCTGGCAGGTCACCGTGGATCGTCCGGAGGCGGTCGAGGTGGCGGCCCCCGATCCCGACGCCGCCGATGTGGCTCTGATGTTCCTGCCGACGACCAGACCGAAATCCGGGAAGAACCGGATCCACCTCGATCTGGTCGGACATTCACTGGATCATCAACGCGTCCAAGTGGATCGGGCGCTGGCGCTGGGTGCGCGACCGGCCGATATCGGGCAGGGCGCGGTGCCGTGGTCGGTGCTGTCGGATCCGGAGGGCAACGAGTTCTGTGTGCTGGAACCGCGGGAGGAATATGTCGACACCGGTGCGGTCGCCGCGATCGTGGTCGATACCCCGCATCCCGGACAGCTGGCGCGGTTCTGGTCGGCCGCCGCGGGCTGGCCGCTCACCCACGACGAATCGGAGGTGGCCGGTATCCGCTCGGCGACCGGGCTGGGTCCGTGGCTGGAATTCCTGCGCACCGGGGTCGCGGATCGCGAATGCGATCGCCTGCGCCTCGATATCGTCGCCACCCCCACCGGTGATCCCGCCTCGGAGGTCGCGCGGCTCACGGCCGCCGGCGCCGTCGCGTGCGACGGCACCCCGCATCCGCCCGCACAGGCGGAACTGGCCGATCCGGAGACCAACCGCTTCCGGTTGCTGCTCGCGCCGAGTGATTGACCGGGCGCACACCCTCGGCGCCTACCCGCCCGCACACTACGATCGGTCCATGATCAACCTGCCGGGTGGGCCGCTGTGACGACAGTCGACGCGATCGTGCTGGCCGGTGGGCGCGCCACCCGGATGGGTGGCGTGGACAAACCCGCGATCGCCGTGGGCGGGCGGGCGATGCTGGGTGTCGCGGTGGAAGCGGTCGCGGCCTGTGCTCGCACCGTGGTCGTCGGCCCGCAGCGGCCGGAGCTCGGCCCCGGCATCCGGCAGGTGCAAGAGGTTCCGGCCGGGTCCGGACCGGTCGCCGCCCTGGCCTGCGGGATGCGCGCACTGCAGGAATGCGATTTTCCGGCGGATCTGGTGGTGGTCCTGGCCGCCGATCTGCCGTTCCTGACCGCCCCGGCGGTCGACGAATTGATCGAGCACGCAACGACTTCCGCGGCCGATGCGGTCTTCGCGACCGACGAGTCCGGGCGCCCGCAGTATCTGGTGGGCGTCTGGCGGCACGCGGCGCTGCTGGCGGCGCTGCAGCAGTTGGATTCGGTCGCCAATCAACCGATGAAGGCTCTCGTTCCGGTCGATACCGTCATGGTGCCGCTGTCCGGGATCGCCGACTGCGACACCCCCGAGCAGGTACGCGCCGCCCAGGCCGCGGCGCCGCCGCTGCCGTTGGAGCGGGCGCGCGAGATCCTGGCGACCGGCCTCACCCGGCTGCCGGTCCGCGAAGCCCGCCCGGCCTCGGTTCCCGGTGCGGCCCTGGCCGCGCCGCTGACCGCGGCCGAGGCGCTACCCCGGTTCGATGTCTCGGCGATGGACGGGTACGCGGTGGCGGGCTCGCCACCGTGGCGGCTGCGCCACGATGTCGGCTTCGCCGGCGGTGAGCGCCCGGTCGGTCTGCTCGCCGGTGAGGCGGTGCGGATCGCGACCGGGGCACATATCCCCGAGGGCACGGACGCGGTGATCCGCGACGAGTACATCCGGCTCGACGACGGTGTCCTGCGACGACTGCCCGACGCGCCGATCCGCGACGACATCCGCCGCCGCGGCGAGGATTGGGCCGTCGGCGATACCGTCGCCGCCGCGGGCACCCCGGTGACCGCCGCGCTGATCTCGGTGGCGGCGGCGGCCGAGGTGGCCACCGTCCGGGTCCGTGGACCGGTCCGGGCGCGAATCATCATGACCGGCGACGAGATTCGCAGCGAGGGACCGCTGCACAGCGGCCAGACCCGCGACTCGATCGGCCCGGTACTGCCGAATCTGTTGTCCTGGCACGGAATCGCACCGTCGGACCGCGTCCATCTGCGGGATACGCCGAACGGATTCGACGAAGTGCTGACCGCCCCGTCCGATGACGATCTCCTGGTGATCGTCGGGGCGACGGGCGGCGGCGCCGCGGATCAGCTGCGCAGTGCCCTGGATCGGGCCGGGGCGCGCATTCTGGTGCACCGCTTGCGGATGCGTCCCGGCGGTTCCACCGTGGTCGCCGAATTGTCCGGCGGCCCCGTGGTTCTCGGCCTGCCGGGAAATCCGTTCGCGGCGGTGGCCACGCTGTCGGCGTTGGCTCCGGCCGTCGTGTCCGGTCTCACCGGACGCCCCCCGGCACGGATTCGGACCGCTCCCCTGCTCAACGCGGGTGAGATCTCCGGACCGGTCCCACGGATCGTGCCCGCGCGCGCGGCTGCCGCGGGCGGCTGGCTGGGCGATGCGCATATTCGCACCGCCCATCTGGCCGGACTGCTCGATCGCGAAGCACTGGTCCTCGTCCCCGCCGGGGCCGCCGACGGCGCACCGGTCGAATACCTGCCACTACCGGGATGAACCGTGCCCGCTGTGCGGCCGAGGGTTGCGCCGGCACCCACCCGCGCGCATTCTGTAACGCGTTCTAGAAATCTAGGAGGCCGTGCATGTCCACCTCGAGCGAGCTCGTCACCACCTTCTGCGCCGAATGGCGCACCGGCACCCCCGAGTCGATCGTGGAGTTCTTCAGCGACGACGCCGTCTACCACAACATTCCGATGGAGCCGCTGCGTGGGAAGGCCGCGATCCTCGACTTCCTCCGGGGTTTCATCGGCAACTTCGGACATATCGACTTCGATATCCACCATCAGGCCGAGGTCGGCGCCATGGTGCTCAACGAGCGCACCGATCGCTTCACCGTCGGCGAGAACAAGGTCGAGTTGCCGGTGATGGGCAGCTTCGAGGTCCGCGACGGCAAAATCGTGGCCTGGCGCGACTACTTCGACATGGCGCCCTTCACGGCGATGGCCGCCCAGCAGGGCTGACCGTCCCGGCGGGCACGCGATCGCGGTGGGCCGGGTCCGGGATCGGCACCGCCGCGAGCGGCCGCCGGGTATACGGGTCACCCGGTCTGCCGAAAACCGCGGCCGTCGAACCGGTTTCGACCACCCGGCCGCCGCGCAGCACCACCACCCGATCGGGACACCGTGCACCACCGCCAGATCATGGCTGATGAACAGGCCGGCGAAGCCGTAGTCCTCACGCAGATCGGCGCACAGTTCCAGTACCTGCGCCTGTACCGACACATCCAGCGCACTGGTGGGTTCGTCGGCGACCACCAGGCGTGGCGCCAGCGCCAGGGCCCGCGCCAGCACCACCCGCTGTCGCTGCCCACCGGACACCTCGGCGGGTCGCGCACGGCGATTCCCGGGGCGGGTACCTGATCTATATCGAAGACGGTCGAATCACGTTCGGATTCAACGCATTCGGACGCTATGCCGAAGTCTCCGCGCCGATCGCCGCCGGCACCCGGGAGATCGTCCTGGCCGCGACCGTACGCCCACGACTGCGCTCTGGGATTTCGCATCGCCCCTCGACGGCGCCTCCGTCGCGACCCTGCCCGAGCAGGTGCAACTCGTCGGAATGGCGGGCCCGCTGCGAGTGCCGGAGCCGGTGGTGCGGGCGGTGGAATCCGAAGCGGAGCTCGTCGCGGAATAGCTTCCTAGGCTTCGGCAGAGGGACGCACTGCCTGAACTTCGATGGCGGC
The genomic region above belongs to Nocardia spumae and contains:
- a CDS encoding alpha/beta fold hydrolase; the encoded protein is MSGVHDAHVHRFGPADGHLVLALHGLTGHGLRWADLAERHLPEARVLAPDLRGHGRAGALPPWTYEQIVDDLVELLAADLVEHTEPAIVLAHSFGAAVAVHLARHRPDLVRALVLLDPAIGLDPQLVHDIAEAGLARPDYADIAEARQDKLATAWADVDPGLLEAELAQHLVATPEGRMTWRMSLPAITSYWGQLARELVLPPPQIPTVLVQAGKAPFVTPATRAAFATLPRFTLHEFDCDHMVAQARPAETADIVRSVL
- a CDS encoding MGMT family protein; translated protein: MATSDAEIERVRELVAAIPPGRVATYGDIAAAAGLSTPRTVGWIMRTDSADLPWHRVLRADGTPAAHLAHRQLRLLTEEGCPTRGDRVDLAAARFRFES
- a CDS encoding VOC family protein, producing MSTRLACVVFDAIRPRTVARFWAELLGWQVTVDRPEAVEVAAPDPDAADVALMFLPTTRPKSGKNRIHLDLVGHSLDHQRVQVDRALALGARPADIGQGAVPWSVLSDPEGNEFCVLEPREEYVDTGAVAAIVVDTPHPGQLARFWSAAAGWPLTHDESEVAGIRSATGLGPWLEFLRTGVADRECDRLRLDIVATPTGDPASEVARLTAAGAVACDGTPHPPAQAELADPETNRFRLLLAPSD
- a CDS encoding NTP transferase domain-containing protein is translated as MTTVDAIVLAGGRATRMGGVDKPAIAVGGRAMLGVAVEAVAACARTVVVGPQRPELGPGIRQVQEVPAGSGPVAALACGMRALQECDFPADLVVVLAADLPFLTAPAVDELIEHATTSAADAVFATDESGRPQYLVGVWRHAALLAALQQLDSVANQPMKALVPVDTVMVPLSGIADCDTPEQVRAAQAAAPPLPLERAREILATGLTRLPVREARPASVPGAALAAPLTAAEALPRFDVSAMDGYAVAGSPPWRLRHDVGFAGGERPVGLLAGEAVRIATGAHIPEGTDAVIRDEYIRLDDGVLRRLPDAPIRDDIRRRGEDWAVGDTVAAAGTPVTAALISVAAAAEVATVRVRGPVRARIIMTGDEIRSEGPLHSGQTRDSIGPVLPNLLSWHGIAPSDRVHLRDTPNGFDEVLTAPSDDDLLVIVGATGGGAADQLRSALDRAGARILVHRLRMRPGGSTVVAELSGGPVVLGLPGNPFAAVATLSALAPAVVSGLTGRPPARIRTAPLLNAGEISGPVPRIVPARAAAAGGWLGDAHIRTAHLAGLLDREALVLVPAGAADGAPVEYLPLPG
- a CDS encoding limonene-1,2-epoxide hydrolase family protein — translated: MSTSSELVTTFCAEWRTGTPESIVEFFSDDAVYHNIPMEPLRGKAAILDFLRGFIGNFGHIDFDIHHQAEVGAMVLNERTDRFTVGENKVELPVMGSFEVRDGKIVAWRDYFDMAPFTAMAAQQG